A genomic window from bacterium includes:
- a CDS encoding aldolase/citrate lyase family protein: protein MTPNRAKARLREGGIAIGTMISELRTEEVSYVLAAAGFDFFVIDTEHASANWETVQTLSRAARSAGIVPLVRVTDTLYSLIARALDAGAMGVMVPHVETAADAREIVRCVKYPPVGERGFGLRGAVTDYGQVSAAQAIEWSNAETLVFAQIESGRALDNLDDIAAVPGIDVLLVGPNDLALSLGVPGDLLHPKLQDAYRRVAAAATRHGIAGGLHPGDLKVVECGCTAGMRCLMYASDIRMLLGAAKQAVQGLRALMPADSPPATMKSNPAAAR, encoded by the coding sequence ATGACGCCCAACCGCGCGAAGGCGCGCCTCCGCGAAGGGGGCATCGCGATCGGCACGATGATCTCCGAGCTGCGGACCGAGGAGGTCTCCTACGTCCTCGCCGCGGCCGGCTTCGACTTCTTCGTCATCGACACGGAGCACGCGTCGGCGAACTGGGAGACCGTGCAGACCCTCAGCCGGGCCGCGCGGAGCGCGGGCATCGTTCCGCTGGTCCGCGTGACGGACACCCTGTATTCGTTGATCGCCCGCGCGCTCGACGCCGGCGCGATGGGCGTCATGGTGCCGCACGTCGAGACCGCGGCGGATGCGCGCGAGATCGTGCGGTGCGTCAAGTATCCGCCGGTGGGGGAGCGCGGGTTCGGGCTTCGCGGCGCGGTGACGGACTACGGCCAGGTCTCCGCCGCTCAGGCGATCGAGTGGTCCAACGCGGAGACCCTCGTCTTCGCGCAGATCGAGAGCGGCCGCGCCCTCGATAACCTCGACGACATCGCAGCGGTGCCCGGGATCGACGTTCTGCTGGTCGGGCCGAACGACCTGGCGCTGTCGCTGGGGGTGCCGGGCGACCTGCTGCATCCGAAGCTGCAGGACGCGTACCGGCGCGTGGCGGCGGCCGCCACCCGCCACGGGATCGCCGGCGGGCTGCACCCCGGGGACCTCAAGGTGGTGGAGTGCGGGTGCACCGCGGGGATGCGCTGCCTGATGTACGCGTCGGACATCCGGATGCTGCTCGGCGCCGCGAAGCAGGCGGTCCAGGGCCTCCGCGCGCTGATGCCGGCGGACTCGCCGCCGGCCACCATGAAATCTAATCCGGCCGCGGCCCGCTAA